One Pseudonocardia abyssalis DNA segment encodes these proteins:
- a CDS encoding DUF3558 domain-containing protein has product MTTSPRSARIAAAVGTAALLALLGTACQRPIDAPSGSAGPAASTQQARGDTTPLDACALLPADQVEELIGANDGGVASSAPNSNGGGCVWTNEENYYSVSIDCGMTGTAVDGELPPWEPALGPEVPLPDGMREFGANSGSVQFVADTRDCLTQVVRSGSGGDLDSAVVLARQIRDEL; this is encoded by the coding sequence ATGACCACTTCCCCCCGCTCCGCCCGGATCGCCGCCGCGGTCGGCACCGCCGCCCTCCTCGCGCTGCTCGGCACCGCCTGTCAGCGCCCCATCGACGCCCCGTCCGGCTCGGCCGGCCCCGCCGCCTCCACCCAGCAGGCGCGCGGCGACACCACCCCGCTCGACGCCTGCGCCCTCCTTCCGGCCGACCAGGTCGAGGAGCTGATCGGTGCGAACGACGGCGGCGTCGCGTCGAGCGCGCCCAACAGCAACGGCGGCGGCTGCGTCTGGACGAACGAGGAGAACTACTACTCGGTCTCCATCGACTGCGGCATGACCGGGACCGCCGTCGACGGTGAGCTGCCCCCGTGGGAGCCGGCGCTCGGCCCGGAGGTGCCGCTGCCGGACGGCATGCGCGAGTTCGGTGCGAACAGCGGCAGCGTCCAGTTCGTGGCCGACACCCGCGACTGCCTCACCCAGGTGGTGCGCAGCGGCAGCGGCGGCGACCTCGACTCCGCCGTCGTGCTGGCCCGGCAGATCCGCGACGAGCTCTAG
- a CDS encoding SGNH/GDSL hydrolase family protein — protein sequence MSNGKHRLAGMGRRARLAIVGGAAVALTIASVTVPAVGREASAEPKGDGNWVSAWSAAPQGPTTLGSFGVEVLSGTQQAGALQDIVPPPTTFSDETVRQVLYLHHGGSAVRVQLSNEFGDRDATFPAVTVGVRDGDSGAAVEPGTQREVTFDGEPAVTIPQGATVLSDPVDLATEAFDHLVLSMFVPAGNGAATVHGSHMQTFFTASGDATADEGDGDFAERGIVLNNYTSTFTTASYYATGVQVEGEPGDRTLVAFGDSITDGFLSTGNTDSRYPDVLARRLKADPDTAHLSVTSQAISGGRVTGDGIGPSALARIDEQILAQPNLGGVIFLQGINDLGTALLQGPPATADDLITAYREIAERVHAAGVPIYIGTLTPAGNLLRPTPYGVYSTPSQVAERNAANEWLRTEGREIFDGVVDFDAAIRDPLVPDWIALQYDSLDNLHPNDAGYRLMAESIPQEFLDEIAAG from the coding sequence GTGTCGAACGGGAAGCACCGTCTCGCGGGGATGGGGCGCCGCGCACGCCTCGCGATCGTCGGAGGGGCCGCGGTCGCGCTGACGATCGCCTCGGTCACCGTCCCGGCCGTCGGTCGCGAGGCGTCCGCCGAGCCGAAGGGCGACGGGAACTGGGTGTCGGCCTGGTCGGCCGCTCCGCAGGGACCCACGACCCTCGGGTCCTTCGGGGTCGAGGTGCTCAGCGGGACCCAGCAGGCCGGTGCGCTGCAGGACATCGTCCCGCCGCCCACCACCTTCTCCGACGAGACGGTCCGCCAGGTCCTCTACCTCCACCACGGCGGCAGCGCGGTGCGCGTGCAGCTCTCCAACGAGTTCGGGGACCGCGACGCCACGTTCCCCGCGGTCACGGTCGGCGTCCGCGACGGGGACTCCGGTGCGGCCGTCGAGCCCGGCACGCAGCGTGAGGTGACCTTCGACGGCGAACCGGCCGTCACGATCCCGCAGGGCGCCACGGTGCTCAGCGACCCGGTCGACCTCGCCACCGAGGCGTTCGACCACCTCGTGCTCAGCATGTTCGTGCCCGCCGGGAACGGCGCGGCCACCGTGCACGGCAGCCACATGCAGACGTTCTTCACCGCCTCCGGCGACGCGACGGCCGACGAGGGCGACGGCGACTTCGCCGAGCGCGGCATCGTGTTGAACAACTACACCTCGACGTTCACGACGGCCTCGTACTACGCGACGGGCGTGCAGGTCGAGGGCGAGCCCGGTGACCGGACCCTCGTGGCCTTCGGCGACTCGATCACCGACGGGTTCCTGTCCACCGGCAACACCGACAGCCGCTACCCCGACGTACTGGCCCGCCGGCTCAAGGCCGACCCCGACACCGCGCACCTGTCGGTGACCAGCCAGGCGATCAGCGGCGGCCGCGTCACCGGCGACGGGATCGGCCCGTCGGCCCTCGCGCGCATCGACGAGCAGATCCTCGCGCAGCCGAACCTGGGCGGCGTGATCTTCCTGCAGGGCATCAACGACCTGGGCACGGCGCTGCTGCAGGGCCCCCCGGCCACCGCGGACGACCTCATCACGGCCTACCGCGAGATCGCCGAGCGGGTGCACGCCGCGGGCGTCCCGATCTACATCGGCACCCTCACCCCGGCCGGCAACCTGCTGCGGCCGACCCCGTACGGCGTCTACTCCACCCCGTCGCAGGTGGCCGAGCGCAACGCGGCCAACGAGTGGCTGCGGACCGAGGGCCGGGAGATCTTCGACGGCGTCGTGGACTTCGACGCCGCGATCCGCGACCCGCTGGTCCCGGACTGGATCGCCCTGCAGTACGACTCGCTGGACAACCTGCACCCGAACGACGCCGGGTACCGGTTGATGGCCGAGAGCATCCCGCAGGAGTTCCTGGACGAGATCGCCGCGGGCTGA
- a CDS encoding TetR/AcrR family transcriptional regulator, with product MRTAERVPGRQVDKFEERRRELADAALVTLSELGYARTSLREIAQNSAFSHGVLHYYFRDKVDLITYCVRQYKAACVLRYDQIVATADTPAALAAGFADGLVATLLEDARMHRLWYDLRSQALFEESFRPDVLDIDATLERMIWRIVSRYGELRGAPVPTPSAMTYALFDGLFQQALLQHFAGSPTAATDLHDRVLDLLGRLLPT from the coding sequence ATGCGCACCGCAGAGCGCGTCCCGGGACGCCAGGTCGACAAGTTCGAGGAGCGCCGCCGCGAGCTCGCGGACGCGGCGCTCGTCACGCTGTCCGAGCTCGGCTACGCCCGCACGAGTCTGCGCGAGATCGCCCAGAACTCCGCGTTCAGCCACGGCGTCCTGCACTACTACTTCCGCGACAAGGTCGACCTGATCACCTACTGCGTGCGGCAGTACAAGGCGGCCTGCGTGCTGCGCTACGACCAGATCGTCGCGACCGCCGACACCCCCGCCGCGCTCGCCGCGGGCTTCGCCGACGGCCTCGTCGCCACACTCCTCGAGGACGCCCGGATGCACCGGCTCTGGTACGACCTGCGCTCCCAGGCGCTGTTCGAGGAGTCCTTCCGTCCCGACGTCCTCGACATCGACGCCACCCTGGAGCGCATGATCTGGCGGATCGTGAGCCGCTACGGCGAGCTGCGCGGCGCGCCGGTCCCCACCCCGTCGGCGATGACGTACGCGCTGTTCGACGGCCTGTTCCAGCAGGCCCTGCTACAGCACTTCGCCGGGTCCCCGACGGCCGCCACCGACCTGCACGACCGGGTGCTCGACCTCCTCGGGCGCCTGCTGCCCACATGA
- a CDS encoding AMP-binding protein — protein MSLTGYLDKGASLGRDAPCLVMGPTSLTYGDVVDHSHAVARALARSGVAAGDKVGILSGNDPVAFATVFGIARRGAVWCPINPRNGAGENAELLDLFDCVALFHSRAYAPMVAEMDLPQVTTVVCLDELDDWLADGTDFSADSADSADSADDTVMIVGTGGTTGRPKGVQLTDRNIETMTALALMGYPFEGRPVYLAMAPLTHAAGVLCFPVLSLGGRIVVMPAPDVGGFLALVEQHGVTHTFLPPTVIYMLLAHEDLATTDLGSLQCFWYGAAPMSPARLEQALTDIGPVMAQLFGQSEAPMFVSMMAPRDHFLADGSVATHRLASAGRPGPLVTVAIMDGAGNLLDQGERGEIVVRSSLVMAGYYRNAEATAEASEHGWHHTGDIGYLDDDGFLFVVDRAKDMIITGGFNVYSAEVEQALMAHEAVRDCGVVGLPDEKWGERVVAVVQLQPGAQAEEAELIAFVKARIGSVKAPKQVEVWPDLPRSTVGKVLKTDIKAHLGKATAGP, from the coding sequence GTGAGCCTCACCGGCTACCTCGACAAGGGGGCGTCGCTGGGCCGGGACGCCCCCTGTCTGGTCATGGGGCCCACGTCGCTGACCTACGGCGACGTGGTCGACCACAGTCACGCCGTCGCCCGGGCGCTCGCGCGATCGGGCGTGGCGGCGGGGGACAAGGTCGGGATCCTGTCCGGCAACGACCCGGTCGCGTTCGCCACGGTGTTCGGGATCGCCCGCCGCGGCGCGGTGTGGTGCCCGATCAACCCGCGCAACGGGGCGGGGGAGAACGCCGAGCTGCTCGACCTGTTCGACTGCGTCGCACTGTTCCACTCCCGCGCCTACGCGCCGATGGTGGCGGAGATGGACCTGCCGCAGGTCACCACGGTGGTCTGCCTCGACGAGCTCGACGACTGGCTCGCCGACGGCACGGACTTCTCCGCCGACTCCGCCGACTCCGCCGACTCCGCCGACGACACCGTGATGATCGTCGGCACCGGCGGCACGACCGGACGGCCCAAGGGCGTGCAGCTCACCGACCGCAACATCGAGACGATGACGGCGCTCGCGCTCATGGGCTACCCCTTCGAGGGGCGGCCGGTCTACCTCGCGATGGCCCCGCTGACGCACGCGGCCGGGGTGCTCTGCTTCCCGGTCCTCTCGCTCGGCGGGCGGATCGTCGTCATGCCCGCGCCCGACGTCGGCGGGTTCCTCGCGCTCGTCGAGCAGCACGGTGTCACGCACACGTTCCTGCCGCCGACGGTGATCTACATGCTGCTCGCGCACGAGGACCTGGCCACGACGGACCTGGGCTCGCTGCAGTGCTTCTGGTACGGGGCGGCGCCGATGTCCCCGGCTCGCCTCGAGCAGGCGCTCACCGACATCGGGCCGGTGATGGCGCAGCTGTTCGGGCAGTCCGAGGCGCCGATGTTCGTGTCGATGATGGCGCCGCGCGACCACTTCCTGGCCGACGGATCCGTGGCCACGCACCGGCTCGCGTCGGCGGGGCGGCCGGGCCCGCTCGTCACCGTCGCGATCATGGACGGGGCCGGCAACCTCCTCGACCAGGGCGAGCGCGGCGAGATCGTGGTCCGCAGCTCGCTGGTGATGGCCGGGTACTACCGCAACGCGGAGGCGACGGCCGAGGCGTCGGAGCACGGCTGGCACCACACCGGCGACATCGGCTACCTCGATGACGACGGCTTCCTGTTCGTCGTCGACCGCGCCAAGGACATGATCATCACCGGTGGCTTCAACGTGTACTCGGCGGAGGTCGAGCAGGCGCTGATGGCGCACGAGGCCGTGCGCGACTGCGGGGTCGTCGGACTGCCGGACGAGAAGTGGGGTGAGCGGGTCGTCGCGGTCGTCCAGCTGCAGCCCGGCGCGCAGGCGGAGGAGGCCGAGCTCATCGCGTTCGTCAAGGCGCGGATCGGGAGCGTCAAGGCGCCCAAGCAGGTGGAGGTCTGGCCCGACCTGCCCCGCTCGACCGTCGGCAAAGTGCTCAAGACGGACATCAAGGCACACCTGGGGAAGGCGACCGCCGGTCCGTGA
- a CDS encoding SDR family NAD(P)-dependent oxidoreductase, with translation MTTFDLTGRRALVTGGARGLGAGMAQALTAAGARVMIADVLKDVGEQTAAGLEGGGFVQLDVTSDTDWEAAVAHTVAELGGLDIVVNNAGIEVTQLIVDTEPDDIRKMLEVNVLGTMLGLKHGLRAMRPGGAAGNGGSIINISSVAATIAFPAIAGYSATKSAVDRLTRVAAMESGKLGYGVRVNCIYPGLVATDMGVKLAVETSGLGLFESPDAAVGAVVELTPSGRLGEVSDMADAVVFLASDASRFVNGAGLPVDGGMGM, from the coding sequence ATGACCACGTTCGATCTGACGGGGAGGCGCGCGCTGGTCACCGGCGGCGCCCGCGGGCTGGGTGCCGGCATGGCGCAGGCTCTCACGGCGGCCGGGGCCCGCGTGATGATCGCGGACGTGCTCAAGGATGTCGGGGAGCAGACCGCGGCGGGGCTCGAGGGCGGCGGCTTCGTCCAGCTCGACGTCACCAGCGACACCGACTGGGAGGCCGCGGTCGCGCACACCGTCGCGGAGCTCGGCGGGCTCGACATCGTCGTCAACAACGCGGGCATCGAGGTCACGCAGCTGATCGTCGACACCGAGCCGGACGACATCCGGAAGATGCTCGAGGTCAACGTCCTCGGCACGATGCTCGGCCTCAAGCACGGCCTGCGCGCGATGCGCCCGGGCGGCGCGGCGGGCAACGGCGGCTCGATCATCAACATCTCCTCGGTCGCGGCCACCATCGCGTTCCCCGCGATCGCCGGCTACTCGGCCACCAAGTCCGCGGTCGACCGGCTCACCCGCGTCGCGGCGATGGAGTCGGGAAAGCTCGGCTACGGCGTGCGCGTCAACTGCATCTACCCCGGCCTCGTCGCCACCGACATGGGCGTCAAGCTCGCGGTGGAGACCAGCGGGCTCGGGTTGTTCGAGAGCCCCGACGCGGCCGTCGGCGCGGTCGTCGAGCTGACGCCGTCGGGTCGCCTCGGCGAGGTCTCCGACATGGCCGACGCCGTGGTCTTCCTGGCCTCCGACGCCTCGCGGTTCGTCAACGGGGCCGGCCTGCCCGTCGACGGCGGTATGGGGATGTGA
- a CDS encoding Uma2 family endonuclease: MARRPAVRVQNRVRLLPRSEPQPDVLVARRARDRYAAAHPSAEGTLLVTEMAGSSLHTDRAIERPIYARQDIVEVWTADLAAEVVHEHTDPADGDCRSVRTAGRGAELPVAAPAVDDVLG; encoded by the coding sequence CTGGCTCGGCGGCCGGCGGTCCGGGTCCAGAACCGGGTCCGGTTGCTGCCACGTTCCGAGCCGCAGCCGGACGTCCTGGTGGCTCGGCGGGCGCGTGACCGCTACGCGGCGGCCCATCCCTCCGCCGAGGGCACGCTCCTCGTGACCGAGATGGCCGGGTCCTCGCTGCACACCGACCGCGCGATCGAGCGCCCGATCTACGCGCGTCAGGACATCGTCGAGGTGTGGACCGCCGACCTCGCGGCGGAAGTCGTGCACGAGCACACCGACCCGGCCGACGGGGACTGCCGCTCCGTCCGCACCGCGGGCCGGGGTGCGGAGCTCCCGGTCGCGGCGCCCGCCGTCGACGACGTGCTCGGCTAG
- a CDS encoding ferredoxin reductase → MFKALVALTTPLLPEDYLSLVDPLWSTTELRGRVVGIRRETDRATTLVIRPGRAWTGHRAGQYVRIGVDIAGVRHWRTYSLSGPEGDGDITITVQALPDGLVSRHLVDATPVGSIVRLEQASGDFVLPSPVPSKLLMLTAGSGITPVMSMLRTLGAHPDVVVLHSAPTADDVIFADELRARPGTTVRHTSADGRLDLADLDTLCPDWRDREAYACGPAGLLDAAEQHWGDARPRLHLERFTPPTRSTGGEGGTVTFGDREVEVDGGASLLEAGEDAGVLLPSGCRMGICFSCILPLRDGQVRDLRTGEIRGEPGDMVQTCITGATGTARLDLRPAEETR, encoded by the coding sequence ATGTTCAAGGCGCTGGTCGCACTCACCACTCCTCTGCTCCCCGAGGACTACCTGTCGCTGGTCGACCCCCTGTGGTCCACCACCGAGCTGCGCGGCCGGGTCGTCGGCATCCGGCGGGAGACCGACCGCGCCACCACCCTCGTCATCCGTCCCGGCCGGGCCTGGACCGGTCACCGCGCCGGTCAGTACGTACGGATCGGCGTCGACATCGCGGGGGTGCGGCACTGGCGCACGTACTCGCTGTCCGGGCCCGAGGGCGACGGGGACATCACGATCACCGTCCAGGCGCTGCCCGACGGGCTCGTCTCCCGGCACCTCGTCGACGCCACCCCGGTCGGCTCGATCGTGCGGCTGGAGCAGGCGAGCGGCGACTTCGTCCTCCCCTCCCCCGTGCCGTCGAAGTTGCTGATGCTCACGGCCGGCAGCGGCATCACTCCCGTCATGAGCATGCTGCGCACTCTCGGTGCGCACCCTGACGTCGTCGTCCTGCACAGTGCGCCGACCGCCGACGACGTCATCTTCGCCGACGAACTGCGCGCGCGGCCCGGCACGACCGTCCGGCACACCAGCGCCGACGGCCGTCTCGACCTCGCCGACCTCGACACCCTGTGCCCCGACTGGCGCGACCGCGAGGCCTACGCCTGCGGGCCGGCCGGCCTGCTCGACGCCGCCGAGCAGCACTGGGGAGATGCCCGACCGCGCCTGCACCTGGAGCGGTTCACCCCGCCCACCCGCTCGACGGGCGGCGAGGGCGGCACCGTGACCTTCGGCGACCGCGAGGTCGAGGTCGACGGCGGCGCCAGCCTGCTGGAGGCCGGCGAGGACGCGGGGGTGCTCCTGCCCAGCGGCTGCCGGATGGGCATCTGCTTCAGCTGCATCCTCCCGCTGCGCGACGGCCAGGTACGCGACCTGCGCACCGGCGAGATCCGCGGCGAGCCCGGCGACATGGTCCAGACCTGCATCACCGGGGCGACCGGCACCGCGCGCCTCGACCTCCGACCCGCTGAGGAGACCCGATGA
- a CDS encoding fatty acid desaturase family protein has translation MTEAQVEELGRRLDAIRDRVVADRGQRDADYIHSIIRKQRYLEVGGRALLFAGILPPAWVAGTAMLSASKILENMELGHNIMHGQWDWMRDPKIHSSTWDWDNTSPAEAWKYTHNYEHHTYTNIVGKDRDVGYGILRMSDEQEWSPYYLFNPLWNALLATFFQWGVALHDLEAERIASGEKTWASVWPQLKAIGRKVRRQFTKDYIVFPALAGPFFLPVLAGNVTANLVRNLWSHAVIFCGHFPDGAVQFSEEQLDDETRGQWYLRQMLGSANLEGGPLFHLMTGNLSFQIEHHLFPDLPSNRYAEIAPEIRAICAEYGLEYTSGPLRKQYAQVLRTINRLALPPEKDTTPDPTTALTPTGSETPDTLAA, from the coding sequence ATGACCGAGGCCCAGGTGGAGGAGCTCGGCAGGCGCCTGGACGCGATCCGCGACCGCGTCGTCGCCGACCGCGGCCAGCGCGACGCCGACTACATCCACTCGATCATCCGCAAGCAGCGCTACCTGGAGGTCGGTGGCCGGGCGCTGCTGTTCGCCGGGATCCTGCCGCCCGCCTGGGTCGCCGGCACCGCGATGCTCTCCGCGTCGAAGATCCTGGAGAACATGGAGCTGGGCCACAACATCATGCACGGCCAGTGGGACTGGATGCGGGATCCGAAGATCCACTCCAGCACCTGGGACTGGGACAACACCAGCCCCGCCGAGGCGTGGAAGTACACCCACAACTACGAGCACCACACGTACACCAACATCGTCGGCAAGGACCGCGACGTGGGCTACGGGATCCTCCGCATGTCCGACGAGCAGGAGTGGAGCCCCTACTACCTGTTCAACCCGTTGTGGAACGCGCTGCTCGCCACGTTCTTCCAGTGGGGCGTCGCGCTGCACGACCTGGAGGCGGAGAGGATCGCCTCGGGCGAGAAGACATGGGCGTCCGTGTGGCCGCAGCTCAAGGCGATCGGCCGCAAGGTGCGCCGGCAGTTCACGAAGGACTACATCGTCTTCCCCGCCCTCGCCGGACCGTTCTTCCTGCCGGTGCTGGCCGGGAACGTCACGGCGAACCTGGTGCGCAACCTCTGGTCGCACGCCGTCATCTTCTGCGGACACTTCCCCGACGGTGCGGTGCAGTTCTCCGAGGAGCAGCTCGACGACGAGACCCGCGGCCAGTGGTACCTGCGCCAGATGCTGGGCTCGGCCAACCTCGAGGGCGGCCCGCTGTTCCACCTGATGACGGGCAACCTCAGCTTCCAGATCGAGCACCACCTGTTCCCGGACCTGCCCAGCAACCGCTACGCCGAGATCGCCCCGGAGATCCGCGCGATCTGCGCGGAGTACGGACTGGAGTACACCTCCGGACCGCTGCGGAAGCAGTACGCCCAGGTCCTGCGCACGATCAACCGCCTGGCCCTGCCGCCGGAGAAGGACACCACCCCGGACCCGACGACGGCACTCACCCCGACCGGATCCGAGACCCCGGACACCCTGGCCGCCTGA
- a CDS encoding TraR/DksA family transcriptional regulator: MRDRLVAERATTVERAAALARQVEGLAEQQAHTTHDDEHDPEGVTIGFERAQLQGLLAGAHNEIEALDRAAARLDAGTYGRCLRCGGTIAPERLDALPAAESCIACATTRRR; the protein is encoded by the coding sequence ATGAGGGACCGGCTCGTCGCCGAGCGCGCGACGACCGTCGAGCGGGCCGCGGCCCTGGCCCGGCAGGTCGAGGGGCTGGCCGAGCAGCAGGCCCACACCACCCACGACGACGAGCACGACCCCGAGGGCGTGACGATCGGGTTCGAGCGCGCCCAGCTGCAGGGGCTGCTCGCGGGCGCCCACAACGAGATCGAGGCCCTCGACCGCGCCGCCGCCCGCCTGGACGCGGGCACCTACGGCCGGTGCCTGCGCTGTGGCGGCACGATCGCCCCCGAACGCCTCGACGCCCTGCCCGCCGCGGAGTCCTGCATCGCCTGCGCCACGACCCGGCGCCGCTGA
- a CDS encoding MerR family transcriptional regulator produces MLEEDGDVELRTIDELARVSGVTVRNIRAYQARGLLPPPEVRARTGYYGPGHEARLDLIKELQGEGVKLDVIKKLLDTTGGSTEQVVRFIRTVRSLFAVEDRQIVSLVELVERFNETDPNLVKRAQKMGLLTEISEAQYEETSPRLMSAAQAMTEMGIPMTRSLDVVEQLRQHADGIAKIYVDLFLGEVWQPFDNDGRPDDQWPRLYEVIGNLRKVSGDAMLAVLELAVAERLDVTFGRDIVRNVRTSSRPPAAE; encoded by the coding sequence ATGCTTGAGGAAGACGGCGATGTCGAATTGCGGACGATCGACGAGCTGGCCCGCGTCAGCGGTGTCACCGTCCGCAACATCCGCGCCTACCAGGCACGCGGCCTGCTGCCCCCGCCCGAGGTGCGCGCCCGCACCGGCTACTACGGGCCGGGGCACGAGGCCCGGCTCGACCTGATCAAGGAGCTGCAGGGCGAGGGCGTCAAGCTCGACGTCATCAAGAAGCTCCTCGACACCACCGGCGGGTCGACGGAGCAGGTCGTGCGCTTCATCCGCACGGTCCGCAGCCTCTTCGCGGTGGAGGACCGGCAGATCGTCTCGCTCGTCGAACTGGTGGAGCGGTTCAACGAGACGGACCCGAACCTGGTCAAGCGGGCGCAGAAGATGGGTCTGCTCACGGAGATCAGCGAGGCCCAGTACGAGGAGACCAGTCCCCGGCTGATGTCCGCGGCGCAGGCGATGACCGAGATGGGCATCCCGATGACCCGATCGCTCGACGTCGTCGAGCAGCTCCGCCAGCACGCCGACGGCATCGCGAAGATCTACGTCGACCTGTTCCTCGGCGAGGTCTGGCAGCCCTTCGACAACGACGGTCGCCCCGACGACCAGTGGCCCCGCCTCTACGAGGTCATCGGCAACCTGCGCAAGGTCTCCGGCGACGCGATGCTCGCGGTGCTGGAGCTGGCCGTGGCCGAGCGCCTCGACGTGACGTTCGGGCGCGACATCGTGCGCAACGTCCGGACGAGCAGCAGGCCGCCCGCGGCGGAGTGA
- a CDS encoding geranylgeranyl reductase family protein, whose product MSVSDATAPTSTDVLVVGAGPAGSAAAAWAARHGRDVVLADAATFPRDKACGDGLTPRAIAELEKLGLGDWVRAHGTNRGLRATGFGQVLELPWPGGSLPDHGGAVPRLELDARIRDVALKDGAVPVEGAKAVDVVRDGDRVTGVVFEDGTTIGCERLVVADGARSTLGRVLGREWHKDTAYGVAARGYVKSGRSDDPWISSHLELRGEQDEVLAGYGWVFPLSDGEVNIGVGTLATAKRPAQIRLRSLIEHYTDARREDWLLDGPVRAPMSALLPMGGAVSNVAGRNWALIGDAAGCVNPLNGEGIDYGLETGRLVAELIAQDRDLSVAWPATLRTHYGQAFSIARRLAGLLTLPKLLPLAGPVGMRSRALMTVALRVMGNLVTDADRDVTARAWRAAGKLSLKLDERPPFPAADLRTARV is encoded by the coding sequence ATGTCCGTGTCTGACGCCACCGCCCCCACCTCCACCGACGTGCTGGTGGTGGGCGCCGGGCCGGCCGGGTCGGCGGCCGCGGCATGGGCCGCCCGGCACGGGCGCGACGTCGTCCTCGCCGACGCCGCCACCTTCCCCCGCGACAAGGCCTGCGGCGACGGTCTCACCCCCCGCGCCATCGCCGAGCTGGAGAAGCTCGGGCTCGGCGACTGGGTCCGCGCCCACGGCACCAACCGCGGCCTGCGCGCCACCGGCTTCGGTCAGGTGCTCGAGCTGCCGTGGCCCGGCGGGTCGCTGCCCGACCACGGCGGCGCCGTCCCCCGCCTCGAGCTCGACGCCCGCATCCGCGACGTCGCGCTCAAGGACGGGGCCGTGCCCGTCGAGGGCGCGAAGGCCGTCGACGTCGTGCGCGACGGCGACCGCGTCACCGGCGTCGTCTTCGAAGACGGCACGACGATCGGCTGCGAGCGGCTGGTCGTCGCCGACGGCGCCCGCTCCACGCTCGGTCGCGTGCTGGGCCGCGAGTGGCACAAGGACACCGCCTACGGCGTCGCCGCCCGCGGCTACGTGAAGTCCGGCCGCAGTGACGACCCGTGGATCTCCTCGCACCTGGAGCTGCGCGGTGAGCAGGACGAGGTGCTCGCCGGGTACGGCTGGGTCTTCCCGCTCTCGGACGGTGAGGTCAACATCGGCGTCGGCACGCTCGCCACCGCGAAGCGCCCGGCCCAGATCCGCCTGCGCAGCCTCATCGAGCACTACACCGACGCCCGCCGCGAGGACTGGCTGCTCGACGGCCCGGTGCGCGCCCCGATGTCGGCGCTGCTCCCGATGGGCGGCGCGGTGTCGAACGTGGCCGGGCGCAACTGGGCCCTGATCGGCGACGCCGCGGGCTGCGTCAACCCGCTCAACGGCGAGGGCATCGACTACGGCCTGGAGACCGGCCGCCTCGTCGCCGAGCTGATCGCCCAGGACCGTGACCTCTCCGTCGCCTGGCCCGCCACCCTGCGCACCCACTACGGCCAGGCGTTCTCCATCGCCCGGCGCCTCGCCGGGCTGCTGACGCTGCCGAAGCTGCTCCCCCTCGCCGGCCCGGTCGGGATGCGGTCGCGCGCGCTGATGACGGTGGCGCTGCGCGTGATGGGCAACCTCGTCACCGACGCCGACCGCGACGTCACCGCCCGCGCCTGGCGCGCCGCCGGGAAGCTGAGCCTCAAGCTCGACGAGCGCCCGCCGTTCCCCGCGGCCGATCTGCGCACCGCCCGGGTGTAA